One genomic region from Paramicrobacterium agarici encodes:
- a CDS encoding ATP-binding protein, with product MHTATIVRPRLRVIGGVCAGVAGHIGVPVSIVRLVTAILTVCGGAGLLLYAWLWATTPVSEGSDSVKSVLTRPTTAEETTDAVPERAPITEILLGIALLLAGGAMIASRLGANIPLAFIIPAVVVLAGAGLAWRQFDELRRGRVAGRSALVVRAMGALVLVVLGILLFFVTGDEPNIWTVFFAASAVLLGVAVVVAPWVIRLARDLADERAARARDVERAEVAAHLHDSVLQTLALIQQKADPGSDASRLARAQERELRQWLFAETVGGPLDLSAELRRAASALENDFSARIEVITTGIAVPEAPEGLLAAAREAMLNAAQHAGGTVTVYSESSPSTIEISISDRGPGFDVDAIPDNHFGVRESIVGRMKRIGGDATIRRGPGGTGTEVLLSMSHAQPTKEEM from the coding sequence ATGCACACCGCCACAATCGTCCGCCCGCGCTTGCGCGTGATCGGTGGGGTGTGCGCGGGGGTCGCCGGTCACATCGGCGTTCCGGTCAGCATTGTGCGCCTTGTCACGGCGATTCTCACCGTGTGCGGCGGTGCGGGCCTGCTGCTCTACGCCTGGTTGTGGGCGACAACACCGGTCAGCGAGGGCAGCGACTCTGTGAAGTCAGTGCTGACGCGCCCCACCACGGCAGAAGAGACGACGGATGCTGTGCCAGAGCGCGCTCCCATCACCGAGATTCTTCTCGGCATTGCTCTCCTGCTCGCGGGCGGGGCCATGATCGCTTCACGGCTCGGCGCAAACATTCCCCTTGCCTTCATCATTCCGGCTGTCGTCGTTCTCGCGGGCGCGGGCCTCGCGTGGCGGCAGTTCGACGAACTGCGGCGAGGACGCGTCGCGGGACGGTCGGCCCTCGTCGTCCGCGCGATGGGCGCCCTCGTGCTGGTCGTTCTGGGTATTCTGCTGTTCTTCGTCACGGGCGATGAACCCAACATCTGGACGGTCTTCTTCGCCGCGTCTGCCGTGCTTCTCGGCGTCGCCGTCGTCGTCGCCCCGTGGGTCATTCGGCTCGCGCGCGACCTCGCCGACGAGCGTGCCGCGCGTGCACGTGACGTCGAGCGCGCGGAGGTGGCTGCGCACCTGCACGACTCCGTGCTGCAGACCCTTGCGCTCATTCAGCAGAAGGCCGATCCCGGTTCTGACGCGTCGCGTCTGGCACGCGCGCAAGAGCGGGAGCTGCGGCAGTGGCTCTTCGCCGAGACCGTCGGAGGGCCGCTCGATCTTTCAGCAGAGCTGCGGCGCGCAGCATCCGCTCTCGAAAACGACTTCTCGGCGCGCATCGAAGTGATTACGACGGGGATCGCGGTGCCCGAAGCACCAGAGGGTCTTCTCGCCGCAGCCCGTGAGGCCATGCTCAATGCCGCCCAGCACGCGGGCGGTACAGTGACCGTGTACTCGGAGTCGTCGCCATCGACCATCGAGATCTCGATCTCGGACAGAGGGCCGGGTTTCGACGTCGACGCGATCCCCGACAATCACTTCGGCGTACGTGAGTCGATCGTCGGGCGCATGAAGCGCATCGGCGGTGACGCGACGATTCGGCGAGGACCGGGCGGAACCGGCACCGAAGTGCTGCTGAGCATGTCGCACGCGCAGCCGACCAAGGAGGAGATGTGA